The following coding sequences lie in one Chryseobacterium culicis genomic window:
- the rplF gene encoding 50S ribosomal protein L6, with protein sequence MSRIGKAIITIPAGVTITENNGVVTVKGAKGELSQELTAGITVEQKDGELNVNRPSDTKQHKALHGLYRALINNMIVGVNTGFEKKLELVGVGYRASHAGQKLELALGFSHGIVLELPSEVKVDTLTEKGKNPIITLTSHDNQLLGMVAAKIRSFRKPEPYKGKGVRFVGEIVRRKAGKSA encoded by the coding sequence ATGTCAAGAATTGGTAAAGCAATTATAACAATTCCAGCAGGAGTTACAATCACTGAAAACAACGGTGTAGTAACTGTAAAAGGAGCTAAAGGAGAACTTTCTCAAGAGCTTACAGCAGGAATTACTGTAGAACAAAAAGATGGCGAACTGAATGTAAACAGACCATCTGATACTAAACAACACAAAGCGCTTCACGGTTTATACAGAGCGTTAATCAACAACATGATTGTTGGTGTAAATACAGGTTTCGAAAAGAAACTAGAACTAGTAGGGGTAGGATATAGAGCTTCACACGCAGGTCAAAAACTTGAGTTAGCTTTAGGATTCTCTCACGGTATCGTATTAGAACTTCCTAGCGAAGTAAAAGTTGATACATTGACTGAAAAAGGTAAAAACCCAATTATTACTTTAACGTCTCACGACAACCAACTTCTAGGAATGGTAGCTGCAAAGATCCGTTCTTTCAGAAAGCCTGAGCCATACAAAGGAAAAGGTGTAAGATTCGTAGGAGAAATTGTTAGACGTAAAGCTGGTAAATCTGCTTAA
- the rpsN gene encoding 30S ribosomal protein S14 has product MAKESMKARERKREALVAKYAAKRQALKEAGDYEGLQKLPKNASPVRLHNRCKLTGRPRGYMRTFGISRVTFREMANNGLIPGVRKASW; this is encoded by the coding sequence ATGGCTAAAGAATCAATGAAAGCGCGTGAGCGCAAAAGAGAAGCACTAGTTGCTAAATACGCTGCTAAAAGACAAGCTCTTAAAGAAGCTGGTGATTACGAAGGACTTCAAAAATTACCTAAAAATGCTTCTCCTGTAAGATTACACAACAGATGTAAACTAACAGGTAGACCAAGAGGATACATGAGAACGTTTGGTATTTCCAGAGTAACTTTCAGAGAAATGGCAAACAACGGTCTTATCCCAGGTGTAAGAAAAGCTAGTTGGTAA
- the rplE gene encoding 50S ribosomal protein L5 produces the protein MEFIARPKKIYKEQIVPAMMEEFGYKSIMQVPRLEKIVVSQGLGDATADKKIIDYAVEELTNITGQKAVGTISKKDEAAFKLRKGMPVGAKVTLRAHRMYEFLDRLTASALPRIRDFSGIKADGFDGRGNYNLGITEQIIFPEIVIDKVKKIQGMDITFVTTAKTDKEAKALLTHFGLPFKKN, from the coding sequence ATGGAATTTATAGCAAGACCCAAAAAAATATACAAAGAGCAAATTGTTCCTGCAATGATGGAAGAATTTGGGTACAAGTCAATCATGCAAGTACCTAGATTAGAGAAAATCGTTGTATCACAAGGTTTAGGAGATGCTACTGCAGATAAGAAAATTATTGATTATGCTGTAGAAGAATTGACAAACATTACAGGTCAGAAAGCAGTAGGAACTATCTCTAAGAAAGATGAGGCTGCATTCAAACTTAGAAAAGGTATGCCTGTAGGTGCAAAAGTAACGTTGAGAGCTCACAGAATGTATGAGTTCTTAGACAGACTTACTGCTTCTGCTTTACCTCGTATCAGAGATTTCTCTGGAATCAAAGCTGACGGTTTTGATGGTAGAGGTAACTACAACTTAGGTATTACTGAGCAGATTATCTTCCCTGAAATCGTGATTGACAAAGTGAAAAAAATCCAAGGGATGGACATCACTTTCGTTACGACTGCGAAAACAGATAAAGAAGCTAAAGCATTACTAACTCACTTCGGTTTACCATTTAAAAAGAACTAA
- the rpsH gene encoding 30S ribosomal protein S8: MVTDPISDFLTRVRNAQSAGHKVVEIPASKIKKEITKILFDQGYILNFKFEDNAVQGVIKIALKYDKQTNKPAIKSIQRASRPGLRQYKGSTELPRVLNGLGISIISTSKGVMTDKKAREEKVGGEVICYVY, encoded by the coding sequence ATGGTAACAGATCCAATTTCAGATTTCCTAACAAGAGTAAGGAACGCACAAAGCGCAGGCCACAAAGTGGTGGAAATTCCTGCATCGAAAATCAAAAAGGAGATTACTAAGATCCTATTTGATCAAGGGTATATCTTAAACTTCAAGTTTGAAGATAACGCTGTTCAAGGAGTGATCAAAATCGCTTTAAAGTACGATAAGCAAACTAACAAACCTGCTATTAAGTCTATTCAAAGAGCTTCTAGACCAGGTTTGAGACAGTACAAAGGTTCTACTGAACTTCCAAGAGTACTAAACGGTTTGGGTATTTCTATCATCTCTACTTCTAAAGGAGTAATGACTGACAAGAAAGCTAGAGAAGAGAAAGTAGGCGGTGAAGTAATCTGCTATGTTTATTAA